A DNA window from Rossellomorea marisflavi contains the following coding sequences:
- the rpsA gene encoding 30S ribosomal protein S1 has product MMEDMNGIEVKNLEIGERVQGTVTKVEEKQVLVDVQDSKVDGIIPISELSSLHIETASDVVSEGDVLELIVTKVEEELLVLSKRKVDAEKAWEDMKDRFEKGEIFEAEVKDVVKGGLVVDLGVRGFVPASLVEDHYVEDFADYKNKTLTFKIVELDQEKNRLILSHRAVVEAEKQEQKKQLLVDIESGSVLEGTVQRITDFGAFVDIGGVDGLVHISQLSHEHVEKPSDVVTEGQKVTVKVLSVDRDNERISLSIKETLPGPWNEIASKAPKGTVLDGVVKRLVSYGAFVEVFPGVEGLVHISQISHKHIGTPHEVLQENQDVKVKVLDVNEADQRLSLSIKALEEKEEEVTDYEMPEESTGFQLGEMIGDKLKDLK; this is encoded by the coding sequence ATAATGGAAGACATGAATGGAATCGAAGTGAAAAATCTCGAGATTGGTGAAAGAGTTCAAGGTACCGTCACTAAGGTCGAAGAGAAACAGGTCCTAGTGGATGTCCAGGATAGCAAGGTGGATGGCATCATTCCAATCAGTGAACTCTCAAGCCTTCATATTGAAACAGCATCCGATGTAGTCAGTGAAGGGGATGTACTTGAGCTAATCGTGACGAAAGTGGAAGAGGAGCTTTTGGTCCTTTCCAAACGCAAAGTTGATGCTGAAAAAGCATGGGAAGATATGAAAGACCGTTTTGAAAAAGGAGAAATCTTTGAAGCGGAAGTCAAAGACGTCGTCAAGGGTGGTCTTGTCGTCGATCTCGGCGTTCGCGGTTTCGTTCCAGCTTCACTTGTGGAAGATCACTATGTTGAAGATTTCGCAGATTACAAGAATAAGACCCTGACTTTCAAAATCGTGGAGTTGGATCAAGAGAAAAACCGTTTGATCCTCTCTCACCGCGCTGTGGTCGAAGCCGAGAAGCAAGAGCAGAAGAAGCAGCTTCTCGTCGACATCGAATCAGGTTCCGTCCTTGAAGGAACTGTGCAACGAATCACTGATTTCGGGGCATTCGTCGATATTGGCGGTGTGGACGGGCTTGTCCATATTTCACAACTCTCCCATGAACATGTGGAGAAACCGTCAGACGTGGTTACAGAAGGTCAGAAAGTAACGGTCAAAGTACTAAGCGTGGACCGTGACAACGAACGGATTTCCCTGTCCATCAAGGAGACTCTCCCTGGACCATGGAATGAGATTGCAAGCAAAGCACCGAAAGGGACCGTTCTTGACGGGGTCGTGAAACGTCTCGTTTCTTACGGTGCATTCGTCGAAGTATTCCCAGGCGTGGAAGGTCTTGTGCATATTTCTCAGATTTCCCACAAGCATATCGGTACACCTCATGAGGTCCTTCAGGAAAATCAGGACGTGAAAGTGAAGGTCCTTGATGTGAATGAAGCCGATCAACGCCTTTCATTGAGCATCAAAGCGCTCGAGGAAAAAGAAGAGGAAGTAACCGATTATGAAATGCCTGAAGAAAGCACCGGTTTCCAACTCGGTGAAATGATCGGCGATAAATTGAAAGACTTGAAATAA
- a CDS encoding lysophospholipid acyltransferase family protein encodes MNLYSFARGLVKSILSPLYRIQVEGLEHFPKEGGVLLCSNHIDNLDPPVVGVAAPRPVSFMAKEELFNVPILGKILPGIHAFPVRRGMSDREALRKGLKVLKEGEVLGLFPEGTRSKTGEIGKGLAGAGFFALRSDAHVVPCAIIGPYKPFRKLRVVFGPPIDMDSIKEEKMNAEQTTDIIMGHISDLMKNHH; translated from the coding sequence GTGAATCTTTATTCCTTTGCAAGAGGTCTTGTGAAGTCGATCCTTTCGCCTTTGTATCGCATACAGGTGGAAGGCCTTGAACACTTCCCGAAAGAAGGCGGTGTCCTCCTTTGCTCGAATCACATCGACAACCTGGACCCTCCTGTCGTCGGAGTCGCTGCCCCGAGACCCGTATCATTCATGGCCAAAGAGGAGCTCTTCAATGTCCCGATTTTAGGCAAGATCCTGCCAGGCATCCATGCCTTCCCCGTACGGAGGGGGATGAGCGACCGGGAGGCCTTGAGGAAGGGTCTTAAGGTTTTGAAAGAGGGAGAGGTTTTAGGTCTGTTCCCCGAGGGTACTAGAAGTAAGACAGGAGAAATCGGAAAGGGATTGGCAGGAGCAGGGTTCTTTGCCCTTCGCTCAGATGCCCACGTCGTACCGTGTGCCATCATCGGACCGTACAAGCCATTCCGGAAGCTCCGGGTCGTCTTCGGTCCACCGATCGATATGGACTCGATCAAGGAAGAAAAGATGAACGCCGAGCAAACGACCGATATCATCATGGGTCATATCTCCGATTTAATGAAGAACCATCATTAA
- the cmk gene encoding (d)CMP kinase: MKMNLRIAIDGPAAAGKSTVAKIVAGRLSYLYIDTGAMYRSLTYKALNKGVALTDEDALKEVLDDTVIELKPIDGGQIVLVDGLDVTDEIRQANVTNSVSHVAVHSKVREEMVSRQQQLASEGGVVMDGRDIGTHVIPDAEVKIFLLASVEERAERRHSENIRKGFPSDLEKLKEEIALRDKIDSEREVAPLKKAEDAIEIDTTSLSINEVVQEIMKQVERIG; this comes from the coding sequence ATGAAAATGAATTTAAGAATAGCAATTGATGGTCCTGCAGCAGCAGGAAAAAGCACCGTCGCAAAAATCGTGGCGGGAAGATTGTCTTATCTTTATATCGATACAGGCGCCATGTACAGGTCCCTGACATATAAAGCGTTGAATAAAGGTGTCGCTCTGACGGATGAGGATGCCCTTAAAGAAGTATTGGATGATACGGTCATCGAATTGAAGCCGATTGATGGCGGACAGATCGTCCTTGTAGACGGATTGGATGTGACCGATGAGATCAGGCAGGCGAACGTAACGAATTCCGTCTCGCACGTGGCTGTTCATTCCAAGGTCCGTGAAGAAATGGTCAGCAGGCAACAGCAGCTTGCAAGCGAAGGCGGGGTTGTCATGGACGGCCGCGATATCGGAACCCATGTGATACCGGATGCGGAAGTGAAGATCTTCCTGCTTGCGAGCGTTGAGGAGCGTGCGGAGCGCCGTCATTCCGAGAATATCAGAAAAGGTTTCCCTTCCGACCTTGAAAAGTTGAAGGAAGAGATCGCCCTCCGGGATAAAATCGATTCCGAAAGGGAAGTTGCACCGCTGAAAAAAGCAGAGGACGCCATCGAAATCGATACGACCTCCCTATCGATCAATGAAGTGGTGCAGGAAATCATGAAACAAGTGGAAAGGATCGGTTGA
- a CDS encoding YpfB family protein, giving the protein MKAVERILLKLMIIHLLLLFAAQCLIHYDPIPSLRKITFYEGVEKLTYSEILETIKNPGR; this is encoded by the coding sequence ATGAAAGCCGTCGAACGAATACTCCTTAAATTGATGATCATACATCTGCTCCTGCTTTTTGCCGCACAATGCCTCATCCACTATGATCCCATTCCGTCCCTTCGCAAAATCACTTTTTATGAAGGTGTGGAAAAACTGACTTACAGCGAGATACTTGAAACAATCAAGAATCCAGGCAGATAG
- a CDS encoding flagellar brake protein — protein sequence MFEIGMTLQLEQAGIEGTYKCRVCGLEEHAVLVDYPIHQKTGKSIFLMNGTPLKVSFVLKDQTVLECRTGVVGRRMAEIPLIELERPSEEEFKRIQRRHFVRIEAPVDISLRAGEHRIVTVTEDISAGGCAVILREDSGIREEEEVDLFLVLPLQKAHHYLEMKGRVNRIWEKNRRVLASIEFVAPDESHKRHIMRFCFEKQLDHRKKGFA from the coding sequence ATGTTTGAAATTGGAATGACGCTGCAGCTGGAGCAGGCAGGAATTGAAGGCACATATAAATGCAGAGTATGCGGACTGGAAGAACATGCGGTCCTCGTAGATTACCCGATCCATCAGAAAACCGGGAAATCCATTTTTTTGATGAACGGGACCCCTCTTAAAGTGAGCTTTGTCCTGAAGGATCAGACGGTGTTGGAATGTAGGACAGGGGTGGTGGGGAGAAGGATGGCGGAAATTCCTTTGATTGAGCTGGAACGGCCATCTGAGGAGGAGTTTAAACGGATCCAGAGGAGGCATTTTGTCCGGATCGAAGCACCGGTCGATATCAGCTTGAGGGCTGGGGAGCACCGGATCGTTACGGTTACTGAAGATATCAGTGCAGGCGGATGTGCTGTCATACTAAGAGAGGATTCCGGGATCCGGGAAGAGGAAGAAGTAGATCTATTCCTAGTACTCCCTTTGCAAAAGGCCCACCACTACCTTGAAATGAAGGGAAGGGTCAATCGGATTTGGGAAAAAAACCGGAGGGTACTGGCGAGCATTGAATTCGTTGCACCGGACGAATCCCATAAGCGCCACATCATGCGATTCTGTTTTGAAAAGCAGCTTGATCACAGAAAAAAGGGGTTCGCATGA
- the sleB gene encoding spore cortex-lytic enzyme, with protein sequence MISSEAAETDAFTGQVIQQGATGDDVIELQARLQYIGFYNGKIDGVFGWGTYWALRNFQYEYGLPIDGLAGKTTKDKLVKASKFDKQYVNDQINKGNKFTYYGGTDQNKQSTGKSDANKGSSGAKPSAVNAPSGYSQNDIQLMANAVYGEARGEPYEGQVAVAAVILNRIDSPSFPNTAAGVIFEPGAFTAVADGQIWLTPNERAKEAVMDAINGWDPSSSALYYFNPDTATSKWIWTRPQIKKIGKHIFCN encoded by the coding sequence ATGATATCGTCCGAAGCGGCTGAAACGGATGCGTTCACTGGACAGGTCATCCAGCAGGGAGCCACCGGCGATGACGTCATCGAGCTTCAGGCAAGACTTCAATATATCGGGTTCTATAACGGGAAGATAGACGGGGTATTCGGGTGGGGCACCTATTGGGCCCTGCGGAATTTCCAGTATGAATACGGACTGCCCATTGATGGTTTGGCAGGGAAAACAACGAAAGACAAACTTGTCAAAGCCTCTAAATTCGATAAACAGTATGTGAATGATCAAATCAATAAAGGAAATAAATTCACCTATTACGGTGGCACTGATCAAAATAAGCAAAGCACCGGGAAGTCGGATGCCAATAAAGGGTCGTCCGGGGCAAAACCATCGGCCGTCAATGCACCGAGCGGTTATTCGCAAAATGATATCCAACTCATGGCGAACGCTGTTTATGGTGAGGCCAGGGGAGAGCCGTATGAAGGTCAGGTAGCTGTCGCAGCCGTCATATTGAACCGGATCGACAGTCCTTCTTTCCCGAACACAGCGGCAGGAGTCATCTTCGAACCAGGTGCATTCACAGCCGTCGCGGATGGTCAGATCTGGCTCACGCCGAATGAGAGGGCCAAGGAAGCCGTCATGGATGCCATAAATGGATGGGATCCGTCGTCGAGTGCCCTTTACTATTTCAATCCGGACACGGCCACAAGTAAATGGATTTGGACCAGGCCACAGATCAAGAAAATCGGGAAGCATATATTCTGTAATTAA
- the prsW gene encoding glutamic-type intramembrane protease PrsW — translation MLVILSAGIAPGLALLSYFYLRDEYDAEPVALVFKAFLFGVIITFPIMFLQYVLDVEGFVTSNFSTAYLSSGFLEEFFKWFILIFVIYQHVHFDEPYDGIIYGASVSLGFATVENILYLVANGVEYAFGRALLPVSSHALFGVLMGYYLGKAKFSPEEGKIKWMIMSISLPILLHGTYNYIFLSEKNWVYYMIPFMFFLWWLGLKKVKHAHRLSEHHYKSKMIKDPVRHSG, via the coding sequence ATGCTGGTGATCTTATCAGCGGGCATAGCACCTGGCTTGGCGCTGCTGAGTTATTTTTACCTACGTGATGAATACGATGCAGAACCTGTGGCGCTGGTGTTCAAAGCCTTTTTATTTGGTGTGATCATTACCTTTCCGATCATGTTCCTCCAATATGTACTAGATGTCGAAGGGTTTGTCACCTCGAACTTTTCCACCGCCTATCTTTCCTCGGGATTTCTGGAGGAATTTTTTAAATGGTTCATCCTTATCTTCGTCATTTATCAGCATGTGCATTTCGACGAACCTTATGACGGCATCATTTACGGAGCGAGTGTTTCACTTGGATTCGCCACCGTGGAAAATATTCTCTACCTCGTAGCCAATGGAGTAGAGTATGCATTCGGGCGTGCCCTCCTACCTGTATCAAGTCATGCATTATTCGGCGTCCTGATGGGGTATTACCTTGGTAAAGCAAAGTTCTCCCCGGAAGAAGGGAAGATTAAATGGATGATCATGTCGATCTCTCTGCCCATCCTCCTTCATGGTACCTACAATTATATCTTCCTTTCAGAAAAAAACTGGGTGTATTATATGATTCCATTCATGTTCTTCCTTTGGTGGCTCGGATTGAAAAAGGTGAAGCATGCTCACAGGCTATCAGAACACCACTATAAATCAAAAATGATCAAGGATCCCGTAAGACACTCAGGTTGA